The Mytilus trossulus isolate FHL-02 chromosome 13, PNRI_Mtr1.1.1.hap1, whole genome shotgun sequence genome has a segment encoding these proteins:
- the LOC134694613 gene encoding toll-like receptor 4, with amino-acid sequence MRNKHLLYVIICCNTLIIICGNLLHHPCSFLPRCRCRLEHHKNVVEVDCGHTKLKKIPSVPSYVIKLIMKHNLIDEIHNGIFSNNTILTELDLSDNRIHTLTEMSFNGLQNLLKLNLQHNHLSKGNNSIGAKTFSYLKKLKYLNLKNNFVKNYQPDLSQLVSLESLHIDFLSNGISLMSKQYSKLKNLAMLDLSGSSGKCSLPILNNESFQFIPQVKHLDISTCKIQQIHKGTLTAMKNMTYLDVSYNTCIKFEGLKNITSDLRFSNINILKINCLHKISDLTTVLKASHIKSLQNTSLQYVFADGNRVQSIEKYTLTYFPKSLKFLSVRQNPLKFGHYISYVFSLTNLESIDVSDLYHHKSDLNPEKCIVDSICTCSENPPNEPSYIEQSGISSLYIKDKIRKKDITDNVSLAAILIPKNLKHINYSSASLIMDIPKLILSRGKLETVDFSNNILHSMIGPIYNVQSLKTLNVANNFCSNISKFFFSSDFKNLEHLNFHNNLLGIILPDDIDGAIFHNLESLIELVLSNNRIPNLPENIFKSQRNLQKLDLSENIFTDITFRLSHMTHLQELDLSGNRISIISDPITLQWDYVAKQHIFSVDLNDNLLECNCISLKSIKWMTTTNVRLKNIKEYKCMLWNRTIIALHNPKEAYNLLTKHCASYENLELTLVLGVLLFIILIMGSLIYRYRWKLRYLYYIVKVKYSSSHSETEEEYSYMYGAFVSYADEDRIFVHNTLLQKLEIENGIQLCLHKRNFLPGNDIATNITSAIHNSRRTLVIMSPNFLKSYWCMFEYNMARMENVYERRDENVVFLMFYEQMSPRELPLNVLEMIQSKSYIEYPNDEYGDTVFWDQLVNALK; translated from the coding sequence ATGAGGAACAAGCACTTACTGTATGTGATTATCTGTTGCAATACTTTAATAATAATATGCGGGAATTTACTGCACCATCCATGCAGCTTTCTTCCAAGATGTAGATGCCGCTTGGAACATCACAAAAACGTTGTAGAGGTCGATTGCGGACATACAAAGCTCAAAAAGATTCCATCCGTTCCAAGTTATGTTATAAAGTTGATTATGAAACATAACCTCATTGATGAAATACATAATGGTATCTTTTCTAACAATACAATCCTTACAGAATTAGACTTGTCTGATAACAGGATTCATACATTAACAGAAATGTCGTTCAACGGTCTTCAGAATTTATTAAAGTTAAACTTGCAACACAATCATCTGtcaaaaggaaataattcgaTCGGTGCTAAAACgttctcatatttgaaaaaattgaagtatttaaacttgaaaaataattttgtcaaaaactaCCAACCAGATCTTTCACAACTAGTATCACTTGAAAGTCTACATATTGACTTCTTGTCAAATGGAATTTCCCTCATGAGCAAACAATATAGTAAACTGAAAAATCTTGCAATGCTAGATCTTTCTGGGTCATCTGGAAAATGTTCACtaccaattttgaataatgaatcCTTTCAGTTTATCCCTCAGGTAAAACATTTAGATATATCAACTTGCAAGATTCAACAAATTCATAAAGGGACATTAACTGCTATGAAAAATATGACGTATCTGGACGTTTCATATAATACGTGCATTAAATTTGAAGGATTGAAAAACATAACAAGTGATTTACGATTCTCAAATATTAACATTCTAAAGATTAACTGTCTTCACAAAATTTCGGATCTCACTACGGTTTTGAAGGCGTCTCATATTAAGAGTTTACAAAACACCTCACTTCAATATGTTTTTGCCGACGGTAATCGTGTTCAATCTATAGAGAAATACACATTGACTTATTTTCCAAAATCACTGAAGTTTTTATCCGTTAGACAAAATCCATTGAAATTTGGACActatatatcatatgtattttcGCTAACCAATTTAGAAAGTATAGACGTTTCAGATCTTTATCATCATAAATCAGACCTTAATCCCGAAAAATGCATTGTTGATTCAATATGCACATGCAGCGAAAACCCGCCGAATGAACCCAGTTATATAGAACAAAGTGGGATCTCCTCACTTTATATCAAAGACAAAATCAGGAAAAAAGATATTACAGATAACGTTAGTCTTGCTGCAATACTGATTccaaaaaatctgaaacatataaattacaGCTCTGCCAGTCTGATTATGGACATACCGAAATTGATACTTTCCAGAGGTAAACTAGAGACTGTTGATTTTAGTAATAACATATTGCATTCTATGATTGGTCCTATTTACAATGTACAAAGTCTAAAAACTCTAAACGTTGCTAACAATTTTTGCagcaatatttcaaaattcttctTTAGTTCTGATTTTAAAAACTTAGAACATTTAAACTTTCATAACAATCTGCTTGGAATTATACTCCCTGATGATATCGATGGTGCTATATTTCATAATTTGGAATCACTTATTGAGCTCGTGCTATCTAATAACAGAATTCCAAATCTACCGGAGAATATATTCAAATCACAAAGAAATCTGCAAAAACTTGATTtaagtgaaaatatttttacagacaTTACATTTCGTCTATCACACATGACACATTTACAGGAATTAGATTTGAGTGGAAACAGAATATCAATTATCAGTGACCCTATTACATTACAATGGGATTATGTAGCCAAACAGCACATTTTTTCTGTCGATTTGAATGACAACTTGCTGGAATGCAATTGTATATCGCTTAAGTCTATTAAATGGATGACAACCACAAATGTACGTCTCAAGAATATAAAAGAGTATAAGTGCATGCTATGGAATCGAACAATCATTGCTCTTCACAATCCGAAAGAAGCTTACAATTTATTAACGAAACATTGCGCATCATatgaaaatttagaattaaCCTTAGTTTTGGGAGTATTACTTTTCATAATACTTATCATGGGTTCACTCATATACAGATACCGCTGGAAGCTTCGCTACTTATATTATATAGTGAAAGTAAAGTATAGCAGTTCACATTCGGAAACTGAGGAAGAATATTCTTATATGTATGGGGCATTTGTATCTTATGCCGATGAAGATCGAATATTTGTTCACAATACGCTTCTACAAAAACTGGAAATTGAAAACGGAATTCAATTATGCTTACACAAGAGAAATTTCTTGCCCGGAAATGACATCGCTACTAATATCACTTCCGCAATTCATAACAGTCGGAGAACATTAGTGATAATGTCTcctaactttttaaaatcatactGGTGCATGTTTGAATATAACATGGCCAGAATGGAAAACGTATACGAACGACGAGACGAAAACGTGGTTTTCTTGATGTTTTATGAACAAATGTCTCCTAGGGAACTTCCGTTGAATGTGCTTGAGATGATTCAATCTAAGTCTTATATAGAATATCCGAATGATGAATATGGGGATACAGTTTTTTGGGACCAGTTAGTAAATGCCTTAAAATAA